One genomic segment of Burkholderia pyrrocinia includes these proteins:
- a CDS encoding GMC family oxidoreductase, whose amino-acid sequence MHEETMEFDFLIVGGGTAGAVMAARLSANPDCRVLLVEAGADIPPGSEPADIQDAFPAATLNANYFWRGLTATATDGGQPAPYPQAKVMGGGSSINGMFALRGMPSDYGRWAEAGAGRFSWDAVLPYFRKVEDDRDRPGDARGAHAIARMPKAQWPTFVRAMEQAAQRFGFPIVPDINDTPGDGFFPMPLAIDSDTRVTSTGCYLTQEVRARANLEILPDTQVTRLRMTGNVVQGAEAVRDGTIVQLSARNVVVSAGGIFSPALLLRSGIGPAAALSSLGIRVVVDRPGVGRNLQNHPYMFFALTLPRGKRIAADLRRFAVAGLRASSAAPGCPGSDLFSFVIGRVSGASFGPDFALVGSALYAPKSRGSVTLGSADPHVHPVVNFRFMSDPADPPRMIKAARLTERLLREPGVAAQYHEAFLLPGALAVTQFNRTGLTGKVLAIAAEAAANAPGLVRRAIFGRAFRSGPPVAYRGGGREIADDDILSSISPMGHPVGTCAMGSADDPMAVVDDDFRVRGARNLFVVDASVMPLIPSANTNLPTLMLAEMAADRIGARDRRTRALASADASEG is encoded by the coding sequence ATGCATGAGGAGACCATGGAGTTCGATTTCTTGATCGTAGGTGGCGGCACCGCCGGCGCGGTGATGGCAGCGCGTCTTTCCGCCAACCCGGATTGTCGCGTGCTGCTCGTCGAGGCGGGCGCGGATATCCCGCCCGGCAGCGAGCCGGCGGATATCCAGGACGCATTTCCGGCCGCAACCCTTAACGCGAATTACTTCTGGCGCGGCCTGACCGCGACAGCGACGGACGGCGGCCAGCCGGCGCCCTATCCGCAGGCAAAGGTGATGGGAGGCGGCTCGAGCATCAACGGCATGTTCGCGCTTCGTGGCATGCCGTCGGACTACGGACGGTGGGCCGAGGCCGGAGCCGGTCGTTTTTCATGGGATGCGGTGCTGCCGTATTTTCGCAAGGTCGAGGACGATCGCGATCGTCCGGGTGATGCGCGTGGTGCGCACGCCATCGCGAGGATGCCGAAGGCGCAATGGCCGACCTTCGTGCGCGCGATGGAGCAGGCCGCGCAGCGCTTCGGATTCCCGATCGTGCCGGACATCAACGACACGCCCGGTGACGGGTTCTTCCCGATGCCGCTCGCGATCGATTCGGACACGCGCGTGACCAGCACGGGCTGCTATCTGACGCAGGAAGTCAGGGCGCGCGCGAATCTCGAGATCCTGCCGGACACGCAGGTCACCCGATTGCGGATGACAGGCAATGTCGTGCAGGGCGCCGAGGCCGTGCGGGACGGCACGATCGTGCAATTGAGTGCGCGCAACGTCGTCGTGTCGGCAGGCGGCATCTTTTCCCCCGCCCTGTTGCTGCGGTCGGGAATCGGCCCGGCCGCGGCATTGTCGTCGCTGGGCATCCGGGTCGTGGTCGATCGACCGGGCGTGGGCCGGAACCTGCAAAATCATCCGTACATGTTCTTTGCGCTCACGCTTCCTCGCGGCAAGCGCATCGCGGCGGACCTCAGACGGTTCGCCGTGGCGGGGCTGCGCGCGTCGTCGGCGGCGCCGGGCTGTCCGGGGAGCGACCTGTTTTCATTCGTGATCGGTCGCGTCAGCGGCGCATCTTTCGGGCCCGATTTCGCATTGGTCGGAAGCGCGCTGTATGCGCCGAAGTCGCGCGGCTCGGTGACACTCGGCAGTGCCGATCCGCACGTGCATCCGGTCGTCAACTTCCGGTTCATGTCGGACCCGGCCGATCCTCCGCGGATGATCAAGGCGGCGCGGCTCACCGAGCGGTTGTTGCGCGAACCGGGTGTCGCGGCTCAGTATCACGAGGCTTTTCTGTTGCCCGGCGCGCTTGCCGTGACGCAATTCAACCGCACCGGGTTGACCGGGAAAGTGCTGGCGATAGCGGCCGAGGCGGCGGCCAACGCCCCGGGTTTGGTGCGTCGTGCGATATTCGGCCGCGCGTTTCGAAGCGGCCCACCCGTCGCGTACCGTGGCGGCGGTCGCGAGATTGCCGACGACGACATCCTGTCGTCGATCAGCCCGATGGGGCACCCGGTCGGCACCTGTGCGATGGGTAGCGCAGACGATCCGATGGCCGTGGTCGATGACGACTTCCGTGTACGCGGCGCCCGGAACCTCTTTGTGGTCGATGCGTCGGTGATGCCGCTCATTCCAAGCGCGAACACGAATCTGCCCACGCTGATGCTCGCCGAAATGGCTGCGGATCGAATCGGCGCCCGCGATCGCCGCACGCGGGCGCTCGCAAGTGCCGACGCGTCGGAGGGCTGA